TCAAGACCATTCCGATAGGGCTGCTTGTCATCAGCCCGCGCGGAATCATCATTGCCGCCAGCCCGTCGGCCGCCCAATTGCTCGGTTTGTCTCCCGAAACACTGGAGGGGCGTGATTGGCACACACTTCTGACGGACGGGCCGGTTAACGAATCGTTTAATTGCAATCTCATCGAAGCTGTGGAAAAAGCGCGGCCGTTTCGGCATTGTCTGGCGGATTACCAACGCCCGGACGGTGGGCTGCGGCGCTTCTCTATGACCGCCTCCTGTCCGCGTATCGAGGACAGGCCGGTGGGGGTGACGCTCCTGTTTGACGACGTGACTGCCCTGTACCGAAGCCGGGAACGGGAAACGGCCGCACTTCGGGAGAAAAATCGGCTGCAGCACGACATGATCGAGAGTTTAAACAACCTCGCCCTGTCCGTCGCCCACCAGATACGCAATCCGGCTGCGGCAATTGGCGGATTTGCCCTCAAGCTCCTGCGTGACCACAAAGAACGGCATCTTTCCACAGACCACCCCGACATTATTTTTCAAGAAGCCAGACGGCTGGAAGATCTCGTCGGCGCCGTGGTGCGCCTGGCTTCCCTGGCCCAGCCGCGCTTTGCTGCCGTACAACTTGGCCGGGTGGTCGAGGAAGCGGTCAGCCGGGCCACTGAAACGGCGGCCGGGCTGCACAAACGGGTGGACTGTCGGCTGTCGCTGGAAACAGTCGAGATCGTTGCTGACGAGTCCCTGCTTGGACAGGCGTTTGATGAAATATTTTTGAATGCGGTGGAGTTTGCCGGACGGGAAGCCGTAACCATTGCCGTCAATCTCGCCCGACGGGACGAAGCCTGCCAGCTCACCATTGCCGATGACGGACCAGGGGTGCGAAACGAGCTGCGGCCTTTTGTTTTTGACCCCTTTTTCACCACCAAGGCCCGGGGAGCCGGCATTGGTCTCAGTCTGGCCCGCAAAGCTGTGTTGGAACACAACGGGGAGATCGATCTGCACGGGGACGCGAGCGGTGGAACGGCCGTGGTCATTCGTCTTTTCGATACCCCTGAGGCCGGCCTTGGCCGCGAGGCCTTTTACGGGCGCATGGGGCTTGACGTGCGGGAGATTAAGACCAAGGCCCGGGAACTTGGTCTGGACATTTCGGGTCTGACCACGATCGACGCCGTGCGGACCATCCAGAAACGCGAAGGCTTTTCCCCGTGTTTCGCTTGGGGGGTCCACGACCGTTGCGGCCAGGAATTGTGCGCCTTTCGGCGTGAATGCGTCCTGACCATGCGCATCGACGATGGTCGGCGCATTATCTATGGCGGGGTCTGATGCGCGTCAAAGCCGTTTTTGCCGACCGGGTGCGTCGGCGTGTCGTTGCCGGGCTTTTGGGCTGCCTGTTGCCTGTCTTGGCCGCCGGGCCGGGGGGCCCGGACCGTGTACGGGTATGAGGACAGTCTGGGGATGCTCCACACCAGC
The sequence above is drawn from the Desulfovibrio sp. TomC genome and encodes:
- a CDS encoding two-component system sensor histidine kinase NtrB: MPSIRQILVQNVIKTIPIGLLVISPRGIIIAASPSAAQLLGLSPETLEGRDWHTLLTDGPVNESFNCNLIEAVEKARPFRHCLADYQRPDGGLRRFSMTASCPRIEDRPVGVTLLFDDVTALYRSRERETAALREKNRLQHDMIESLNNLALSVAHQIRNPAAAIGGFALKLLRDHKERHLSTDHPDIIFQEARRLEDLVGAVVRLASLAQPRFAAVQLGRVVEEAVSRATETAAGLHKRVDCRLSLETVEIVADESLLGQAFDEIFLNAVEFAGREAVTIAVNLARRDEACQLTIADDGPGVRNELRPFVFDPFFTTKARGAGIGLSLARKAVLEHNGEIDLHGDASGGTAVVIRLFDTPEAGLGREAFYGRMGLDVREIKTKARELGLDISGLTTIDAVRTIQKREGFSPCFAWGVHDRCGQELCAFRRECVLTMRIDDGRRIIYGGV